In Candidatus Campbellbacteria bacterium, one DNA window encodes the following:
- the atpG gene encoding ATP synthase F1 subunit gamma codes for MAGNTKAIKEKINTVGNLKKITRAMEMVARSKMKKAIDFAVSARPYTEYALELLANLSKNGDENNKYPLLHEGVGENDLVLHIASEKGLCGGYNAQALRSLESFISKADPEKMHIISVGKYADRHAEKTGAFFLQNFRVKENVEFREAQEISEFILERFKKGEYRRVFISYTNFETVFSQKNVVSRLLPITRESVLETIASTAGTENRDHTEETIQAEDLVEYKFEPSKEEVLEKILPQLVSVQVYQALLESDASEQSSRMVAMKNATDNASSLGEELSIRYNRARQASITNEIIEIAAGANAVK; via the coding sequence ATGGCTGGGAATACGAAAGCAATAAAAGAGAAGATCAATACTGTTGGTAACTTAAAGAAGATCACCAGAGCTATGGAGATGGTGGCGCGCAGTAAAATGAAAAAGGCAATCGACTTTGCAGTATCAGCTCGTCCATATACTGAATACGCGTTGGAACTTTTGGCTAATCTTTCTAAGAACGGAGATGAAAATAATAAGTATCCGCTTTTGCACGAAGGAGTCGGAGAAAATGATCTGGTGCTCCATATTGCTTCTGAGAAAGGTCTTTGTGGCGGGTATAACGCGCAAGCTTTGCGTTCACTAGAATCTTTCATTTCGAAGGCCGACCCTGAAAAAATGCATATCATATCCGTGGGCAAATATGCGGATCGCCACGCGGAAAAAACCGGAGCGTTTTTTCTACAGAATTTTAGAGTAAAAGAAAATGTAGAATTTAGAGAAGCACAAGAAATATCAGAGTTTATTCTTGAACGATTCAAAAAAGGAGAATACAGACGAGTCTTTATATCATATACAAACTTCGAGACAGTTTTTTCTCAAAAGAATGTTGTGTCTAGACTACTTCCAATTACCCGCGAAAGTGTATTAGAGACCATAGCTAGCACCGCTGGTACGGAAAACAGAGATCATACAGAGGAAACTATCCAGGCAGAAGACCTGGTTGAATATAAATTTGAGCCGAGCAAAGAAGAAGTGTTGGAGAAAATTTTACCTCAATTGGTTTCTGTGCAGGTTTATCAGGCGCTGCTTGAATCTGATGCAAGTGAGCAAAGCTCTAGGATGGTAGCCATGAAAAACGCCACTGACAACGCGTCCAGCTTGGGTGAAGAGCTGAGCATACGATACAATCGTGCCCGCCAAGCCAGCATTACAAATGAAATAATAGAGATCGCCGCAGGTGCGAATGCCGTTAAATAA
- a CDS encoding disulfide oxidoreductase produces the protein MVENVTLLLSILTVVAQIFIFFAIVELIRTRGKKKNSMILRLVDRTPVLYSFFIAALAMLGSLFYSEIAQYDPCEFCWYQRILMYPLVVLFGLALLRRDRNILPYGFILSIIGAIIALYHYLMQLGFIAPTTCSAVGVSVSCSDSFTVTFGYISIPMMALTAFALIIIFSVISQKND, from the coding sequence ATGGTAGAAAATGTAACCCTTTTATTATCTATACTTACGGTCGTCGCGCAGATCTTTATTTTTTTCGCGATAGTTGAGTTAATCCGGACAAGGGGCAAAAAAAAGAATTCTATGATCTTGCGATTGGTTGATCGCACTCCTGTCTTGTATTCATTTTTTATTGCCGCCTTAGCAATGCTCGGTAGTTTGTTCTATTCTGAAATAGCCCAGTATGATCCGTGTGAGTTTTGTTGGTATCAACGTATTCTTATGTACCCCTTAGTCGTATTGTTTGGCCTAGCTCTCTTGCGACGTGACCGTAATATTCTCCCTTATGGTTTCATTCTTAGTATAATCGGCGCAATAATTGCCCTCTATCATTATCTAATGCAACTGGGATTCATTGCGCCAACAACCTGCAGCGCTGTGGGTGTATCGGTCTCTTGTTCCGATTCGTTTACGGTGACGTTCGGATACATAAGTATTCCGATGATGGCCCTGACGGCATTTGCATTAATTATTATATTTTCAGTAATTTCACAAAAAAATGACTAA
- a CDS encoding DoxX family protein: MTNYQKWALTSLRVGLGWLFFYAGITKIFDPTWSAGVFLSNASTFPEMYEFFAHPDVLPIVNLLNEWGLTLLGVSLITGVLVRVSAPLGVLLMLLYYLASLDFPMVGEHSYIVNDHIIKVLALLTLVAFNAGRYKSLGTVIRKGLKKK, from the coding sequence ATGACTAACTATCAAAAATGGGCGCTTACTAGTTTACGCGTAGGCCTCGGATGGCTCTTCTTCTATGCGGGTATTACTAAAATTTTCGATCCGACCTGGTCTGCAGGGGTATTTCTTAGCAATGCTTCGACTTTCCCAGAAATGTACGAATTTTTCGCGCATCCTGACGTGTTGCCGATCGTTAATTTGCTCAATGAGTGGGGACTCACGTTGCTCGGTGTTTCGCTTATAACCGGTGTACTTGTTCGGGTTTCCGCGCCGCTTGGAGTACTGTTGATGCTTCTCTACTATCTTGCTTCGCTCGACTTTCCGATGGTGGGAGAGCATTCGTATATAGTCAATGATCACATAATCAAAGTGCTCGCTCTTTTGACCCTTGTTGCGTTTAACGCCGGACGATACAAAAGCCTTGGTACTGTTATACGAAAAGGTCTTAAAAAGAAATAG
- a CDS encoding F0F1 ATP synthase subunit delta: MQSAKKTALVIIEALNRGSEPSEIAQLVVDKLQNSSQKEQLRLIVFYLREYAKKEKERNTCLVESATELNEEKLSQIRDVFDVKSEEVKVVTSPNLVAGFRAKYGDIFIDKTLSTRLRKLKEAVT, from the coding sequence ATGCAATCCGCGAAAAAAACAGCACTAGTTATTATTGAGGCACTAAACAGAGGGAGTGAACCCAGTGAGATAGCTCAGTTGGTTGTAGATAAACTGCAAAATAGTTCCCAAAAAGAACAGCTGAGACTCATTGTTTTCTATCTCCGAGAATACGCAAAGAAGGAGAAAGAACGAAACACTTGCCTTGTAGAGAGTGCGACAGAATTAAACGAAGAGAAATTGTCGCAAATTAGAGACGTGTTTGACGTGAAGTCCGAGGAAGTAAAAGTCGTGACAAGCCCAAATCTTGTGGCCGGATTTCGCGCTAAGTATGGAGATATATTTATAGACAAAACCCTATCAACTCGCTTGAGGAAACTAAAAGAAGCGGTCACTTAA
- the atpD gene encoding F0F1 ATP synthase subunit beta: MKGIITQIIGPVVDVRFEEDLPAINEALEVNKEDEILILEVAQHLGLNEVRAVAMSSTDGLYRGKEVTSTGSSISVPVGEKVLGRMFNVVGQPIDELPAVETEKTYPIHRRAPTLVDQSTQSEILETGIKVIDLICPFLRGGKVGLFGGAGVGKTIIIQELIRNIATEHSGYSMFAGVGERTREGNDLYREMKESGVLDKTALIFGQMNEPPGARARVALSALSMAEYFRDEENRDILLFIDNIFRFTQAGSELSALLGRMPSAVGYQPTLASEMGSLQERITSTKKGSITSIQAVYVPADDYTDPAPATTFTHLDSTVALSRDLAAQALFPAVDPLDSSSTILEPDVVGEEHYRTAQDVQNVLQRYKDLQDIIAILGMDELSDEDKLTVSRARKIQRFLSQPFFVGEQFTGITGKYVPVSETIRGFREIIDGKHDDTPEQAFYMKGSIDEINEQ; encoded by the coding sequence ATGAAAGGAATTATTACACAAATTATAGGACCAGTTGTTGATGTTCGATTTGAAGAAGATCTGCCGGCTATAAACGAAGCTTTGGAAGTAAATAAAGAAGACGAGATATTGATTCTTGAAGTGGCCCAACATCTTGGTTTAAACGAAGTCAGAGCTGTAGCTATGAGCTCAACTGACGGCTTGTATAGAGGCAAAGAAGTTACTTCTACCGGAAGCTCAATTTCTGTTCCGGTAGGGGAAAAAGTGTTAGGACGTATGTTCAATGTTGTTGGTCAACCCATTGACGAACTGCCGGCAGTGGAGACAGAGAAAACATATCCTATACATCGCAGAGCTCCCACTTTGGTGGATCAATCCACTCAAAGCGAGATACTCGAGACGGGAATAAAGGTCATTGACCTGATCTGTCCTTTCTTGCGCGGAGGTAAGGTTGGACTTTTTGGCGGTGCCGGAGTAGGTAAAACAATTATTATTCAAGAATTGATCCGCAATATAGCCACAGAGCACTCGGGATATTCTATGTTCGCCGGAGTCGGTGAAAGAACCAGAGAAGGAAATGATCTTTATAGAGAAATGAAAGAGTCCGGGGTGTTGGATAAAACCGCTCTTATCTTTGGGCAAATGAATGAACCGCCGGGAGCTCGCGCCAGGGTCGCTCTATCGGCTCTTTCGATGGCAGAGTACTTTCGCGACGAAGAGAACAGGGACATCCTACTCTTCATAGACAACATTTTCCGCTTTACCCAAGCCGGCTCGGAGCTATCTGCCTTGCTTGGTCGCATGCCAAGTGCGGTTGGTTATCAACCAACACTAGCTAGTGAGATGGGTTCACTTCAAGAACGCATTACTTCTACCAAAAAAGGTTCCATTACGTCCATACAGGCGGTATATGTACCGGCGGACGACTATACGGATCCGGCTCCGGCGACTACGTTTACGCACTTGGATTCAACGGTAGCACTTTCTCGCGATCTTGCTGCCCAGGCCCTGTTTCCGGCCGTAGATCCGCTCGACTCCTCTTCTACTATTCTTGAGCCTGATGTGGTTGGGGAAGAACACTATCGCACAGCCCAGGACGTACAGAATGTATTGCAAAGATACAAAGATCTGCAAGATATTATTGCCATTCTTGGTATGGATGAACTTTCTGATGAGGACAAGCTAACGGTATCTCGTGCGCGTAAAATTCAGCGCTTCTTGTCGCAACCGTTTTTCGTGGGAGAGCAGTTTACGGGCATCACCGGTAAATACGTACCTGTCTCTGAAACCATCCGCGGTTTTCGCGAGATCATTGATGGCAAGCACGATGACACACCTGAGCAGGCATTCTATATGAAGGGAAGCATAGATGAAATAAATGAGCAGTAG
- a CDS encoding 4a-hydroxytetrahydrobiopterin dehydratase: protein MQELLDYNCEEIDKKELSQEEIDEYLDELPDWNLNEDSTISKSVTFDSFAEAVEYVNSVASIAESEDHHPDIDLRYNTVYLRLTTHDLGDLTLCDFVVAAKISGLS from the coding sequence ATGCAAGAACTTTTGGATTATAATTGCGAGGAAATAGACAAAAAAGAACTCTCGCAAGAAGAGATAGATGAATATCTTGATGAACTTCCCGACTGGAACTTAAATGAAGATTCTACTATCTCCAAATCGGTTACTTTTGATTCATTTGCGGAAGCGGTTGAGTATGTGAATTCTGTTGCGTCAATTGCAGAGTCTGAAGATCATCATCCGGATATTGATCTGCGCTATAATACTGTTTATCTAAGACTGACCACTCACGACCTCGGAGATCTAACACTTTGTGATTTTGTTGTCGCGGCTAAAATAAGTGGACTAAGTTAA
- a CDS encoding F0F1 ATP synthase subunit epsilon, translating into MHEKFKCKIATPLGNVFDSTVERVTIPTESGEITVLAHHEPLVALARKGAAILEIEDSSEKHFELGEGVVEMRRDGTLLLLLESAVEK; encoded by the coding sequence ATGCACGAAAAATTTAAGTGTAAAATAGCAACTCCTCTTGGAAACGTATTTGACTCCACAGTGGAAAGGGTAACGATTCCGACAGAGTCCGGAGAAATAACCGTACTTGCTCACCATGAACCTTTAGTCGCATTGGCGCGCAAAGGGGCGGCAATTCTTGAAATTGAAGATTCTAGTGAAAAACACTTTGAACTTGGAGAAGGAGTTGTGGAAATGAGGCGAGACGGAACTCTGCTTCTTTTGCTAGAAAGTGCAGTGGAAAAATAA
- a CDS encoding ATP synthase F0 subunit B, translating into MGELITQLGIDWRLILAQLFNFILLLIVLERFVYRPVLKIIDDRRAQIEENEKREERLEKKLSGIDSMKEKVVSEANAEARKLREETLEQAEETKKHILATARKEAEALIESQRDSLKSDFERLEERIHNEIGDVVAKAVEKSVGELLNEEEKNKILNRSIEEFKSEYQRSSITPSSVLKERN; encoded by the coding sequence ATGGGTGAGCTGATCACACAATTGGGAATTGATTGGCGCCTTATATTGGCGCAGCTTTTCAATTTTATACTTCTCTTGATCGTACTTGAGAGGTTTGTGTATCGTCCTGTACTGAAGATAATTGATGACAGACGCGCGCAAATCGAAGAGAACGAAAAGCGCGAGGAGAGACTAGAAAAGAAACTTTCCGGCATCGATTCAATGAAGGAAAAGGTAGTCTCTGAAGCGAATGCTGAAGCTCGAAAACTTCGCGAGGAAACCTTAGAGCAAGCCGAAGAGACAAAGAAACATATATTAGCTACTGCGAGGAAAGAAGCAGAAGCGCTTATTGAATCACAAAGAGATTCGCTCAAATCGGACTTTGAACGGCTTGAGGAAAGGATACACAACGAGATAGGAGACGTAGTCGCGAAAGCCGTTGAAAAGAGCGTAGGTGAGCTCTTAAATGAGGAAGAAAAAAACAAAATACTGAATCGCTCAATTGAAGAGTTTAAGTCCGAATATCAAAGATCATCGATCACTCCTTCTAGTGTTTTGAAAGAACGTAACTAA
- the ychF gene encoding redox-regulated ATPase YchF, producing MSLSIGIVGLPNVGKSTLFNALTRNNVLAANYPFATIDPSVGVVAVPDERVERLSKLSNSKKTIPAVVEFVDIAGLVKGASTGEGLGNAFLSNVRETNAIAEVVRIFEDESVTHVSEKIDPLDDIETINLELILSDEQTIAKRRGNIVRDVKRGDKDAVEEDRALENLEKTLREGVFISHKGLNSDLEERLARELNLLTAKPLIYVLNKKAGAKNLDEIDDERFKKLMSFLEGSKSEYVIVDAGIEDELKDIEAREKGVFREELGAPGDDGISNLIKSGYASLDLISYFTTGEDETRAWTTKRGSTAPEAGAAIHTDFKEKFIRAEVISYGELIAIGSFAKARSEGKIRTEGKEYVVEDGDVIEFKI from the coding sequence ATGAGCTTATCTATTGGCATAGTAGGTTTGCCAAATGTTGGCAAATCAACCCTTTTTAACGCGTTAACACGTAATAATGTTTTGGCGGCTAATTATCCGTTTGCCACGATCGATCCTTCGGTGGGTGTGGTTGCAGTGCCGGATGAAAGGGTGGAAAGACTTTCTAAGTTATCAAATTCAAAGAAAACCATTCCGGCAGTTGTCGAGTTCGTTGATATTGCCGGGTTAGTGAAGGGAGCGTCAACGGGAGAAGGTCTGGGAAATGCGTTTCTTTCAAACGTGAGAGAAACGAACGCGATAGCGGAAGTGGTGCGAATTTTTGAAGATGAAAGTGTTACTCATGTTAGCGAAAAAATAGATCCGCTTGATGATATCGAGACAATAAACCTGGAACTGATCTTGTCCGACGAGCAAACAATAGCCAAAAGGCGCGGGAATATAGTGAGAGACGTAAAACGAGGAGACAAAGACGCCGTAGAGGAAGACAGAGCTCTCGAGAACTTAGAGAAAACACTCCGGGAAGGTGTTTTTATTTCACACAAAGGACTCAATAGTGATTTAGAAGAAAGGTTGGCAAGAGAGCTCAATCTTCTGACAGCAAAACCTCTAATTTACGTTTTAAATAAAAAAGCCGGTGCAAAAAACTTGGATGAAATAGACGACGAGAGATTTAAAAAACTGATGAGCTTTTTAGAAGGTTCCAAAAGTGAATATGTGATCGTTGACGCAGGCATAGAAGACGAGTTAAAAGACATTGAAGCTCGTGAAAAGGGAGTATTTCGCGAGGAACTTGGAGCGCCGGGAGATGACGGCATAAGTAACCTCATAAAATCAGGATATGCATCACTTGATCTGATCTCTTACTTCACTACCGGGGAGGACGAAACCCGTGCCTGGACAACCAAGCGAGGATCTACAGCCCCAGAAGCTGGAGCGGCGATCCATACGGACTTCAAAGAAAAGTTTATCCGAGCCGAAGTTATTTCATACGGTGAATTGATCGCGATCGGGTCTTTCGCCAAAGCCCGTTCCGAAGGAAAGATACGTACTGAAGGAAAAGAGTACGTGGTAGAAGATGGCGATGTTATCGAGTTTAAAATTTAG
- the atpB gene encoding F0F1 ATP synthase subunit A — protein MLHISLPAETLFTILGFPVTNTMVTAWVVMAIICAVAWAVSRTMKTVTVGGAGDTEATKSPGRIAVLVEMVVGGLLNFLAMIGGGEERARRYFPIVATIFIFVLVSNWFGIVPGIGSIIVEQMHNGEVSAVPVLRTVFSDLNMTLALAFIAVIMSHVIGVRSLGLGHVQKYISFKSPVAFFVGILEFIGEIAKIVSFSFRLFGNIFAGEVLLVIIAFLVPIVLPIPFMGLELFVGVIQALIFAVLTMIFFASAEEHAEH, from the coding sequence ATGCTACACATATCACTGCCCGCAGAAACACTGTTTACTATATTGGGCTTTCCGGTCACTAACACTATGGTGACCGCTTGGGTTGTCATGGCGATAATATGCGCGGTGGCTTGGGCAGTAAGCCGTACGATGAAAACGGTTACAGTTGGAGGCGCTGGAGATACAGAAGCCACAAAATCTCCCGGACGCATCGCTGTTTTGGTAGAAATGGTAGTAGGAGGACTTCTAAACTTTTTGGCCATGATAGGAGGAGGAGAAGAAAGAGCCAGGCGTTATTTCCCTATTGTGGCCACGATCTTTATATTCGTGCTCGTTTCTAATTGGTTTGGAATAGTGCCGGGTATCGGCTCGATCATTGTTGAGCAGATGCACAATGGGGAAGTTTCGGCTGTGCCGGTACTTCGTACAGTTTTCTCTGACTTAAATATGACACTCGCACTCGCCTTTATTGCCGTAATTATGAGTCACGTTATTGGCGTGCGCAGTTTGGGCTTAGGTCACGTACAAAAATATATTTCCTTTAAAAGCCCGGTAGCGTTTTTTGTGGGGATACTTGAATTCATCGGCGAGATAGCGAAGATCGTCTCTTTTTCCTTTCGTCTTTTTGGCAATATTTTTGCGGGAGAAGTTCTTCTTGTAATTATCGCGTTCTTAGTACCAATAGTGTTGCCGATCCCATTTATGGGGCTAGAGCTTTTTGTCGGAGTTATTCAAGCTCTCATATTTGCTGTTCTGACTATGATATTCTTTGCCTCAGCTGAAGAACACGCTGAGCATTAA
- the atpA gene encoding F0F1 ATP synthase subunit alpha yields MKIDTLIKELNQRIDKAEIDSDVEEVGTVAEVHDGIARISGLSAVESSEMLLFPGGVMGLALNLEEDAVGSIIIGDASGIKEGDTVKRTKNILSIPVGEKMIGRVINPLGDPLDGKGDIESRDNYLLEKKAPGVMEREPVSEPVQTGIKAIDAMIPVGRGQRELIIGDRQTGKTTVAVDTILNQKGKDLICIYVAVNQKQSKVARVVKTLEENGALEYTTVVLAGASDGPALSYLAPYAGASLGEYFMDQGKDVLVVFDDLSKHAASYREISLLLRRPPGREAYPGDVFYIHSRLLERAAKRDKEHGGGSMTALPIIETQAGDISSYIPTNVISITDGQIFLETGLFYRGVRPAINIGNSVSRVGGSAQIKSMKKVSGRMKLDLAQYRELESFSQFASDLDQETKQSLDRGQRIVELLKQPANRPVPVGIQIALVYAVNSGFLDEVPIQEISKWEKDLWLYLESSHADLLDKLVDGWDDETEESLKQALYKFEKTRT; encoded by the coding sequence ATGAAGATAGATACACTAATAAAAGAATTAAATCAACGCATCGATAAAGCTGAAATAGATTCCGATGTAGAAGAAGTTGGAACGGTAGCAGAGGTGCATGACGGGATCGCTAGAATTTCCGGCTTGTCGGCCGTAGAATCTTCTGAAATGCTTTTGTTCCCCGGTGGAGTGATGGGTCTTGCTCTAAACCTGGAAGAAGACGCAGTGGGTTCAATCATCATCGGAGACGCGAGCGGGATCAAAGAAGGTGACACAGTAAAAAGAACTAAAAATATCCTTTCCATTCCTGTCGGCGAAAAAATGATCGGGAGAGTTATAAACCCACTAGGAGATCCGCTCGACGGCAAGGGTGACATAGAATCAAGGGACAACTATCTTCTTGAGAAAAAGGCCCCCGGAGTGATGGAGCGAGAGCCTGTCTCAGAGCCTGTGCAAACCGGAATAAAAGCAATAGACGCGATGATACCGGTTGGCAGAGGACAGCGTGAGCTCATCATCGGTGACCGTCAGACAGGGAAAACGACAGTGGCGGTGGATACGATACTAAATCAAAAAGGCAAGGATCTGATTTGTATTTATGTTGCCGTCAATCAAAAACAATCAAAAGTTGCCAGAGTGGTCAAAACCCTCGAAGAAAATGGAGCACTTGAGTACACCACTGTAGTTTTAGCCGGCGCCTCTGATGGTCCTGCTCTTTCTTATCTTGCTCCATACGCCGGCGCTTCACTGGGAGAGTATTTTATGGATCAAGGCAAAGATGTGTTGGTAGTATTTGACGACCTGTCAAAACATGCTGCTTCTTATCGAGAGATCTCACTCTTATTAAGGCGCCCTCCCGGACGAGAGGCATATCCGGGTGACGTGTTTTATATTCACTCTAGATTATTGGAACGAGCCGCCAAGAGAGACAAAGAACACGGAGGTGGATCAATGACCGCTCTACCTATAATCGAGACGCAGGCGGGGGATATTTCTTCGTACATTCCTACTAACGTTATTTCTATAACAGATGGACAAATTTTCCTTGAGACCGGGCTGTTTTATCGAGGCGTACGTCCGGCTATAAATATTGGAAACTCGGTTTCTCGTGTCGGGGGTTCGGCGCAGATCAAGTCAATGAAGAAAGTATCCGGACGAATGAAATTAGACCTTGCTCAATATAGAGAACTGGAGTCTTTTTCTCAATTTGCATCAGACTTGGATCAGGAAACAAAACAATCACTCGATAGGGGTCAACGAATTGTAGAGCTTTTAAAACAACCAGCTAACAGGCCTGTGCCCGTAGGAATTCAGATCGCTCTTGTCTACGCCGTAAACTCTGGCTTTCTTGACGAGGTTCCTATCCAGGAAATTTCTAAATGGGAAAAAGATCTGTGGTTGTATCTCGAATCGTCCCACGCTGATCTATTGGATAAATTGGTAGATGGTTGGGACGATGAAACAGAGGAATCTCTAAAGCAAGCGCTTTATAAATTTGAGAAAACTCGGACTTAA
- a CDS encoding carbonic anhydrase, translating into MTNNKKTLIAIYCSDPRFTGSAESRAIESFKNKFENELGLSIESVDFIRIPGPDALAVKYSDEKRNATTSFILDLIGAHNVVGVAIAGHSDCAGNQASDEDHRKDTISSAEYLHDTIFQGPVGAFLMFPPSDGREERVETLKLIS; encoded by the coding sequence ATGACAAATAACAAAAAGACTCTGATCGCGATCTATTGCTCCGACCCGCGTTTTACGGGATCGGCTGAATCTAGAGCGATAGAGAGCTTTAAGAACAAATTTGAAAACGAACTGGGGCTTTCGATCGAAAGCGTGGATTTTATTCGTATTCCCGGACCTGATGCTCTAGCAGTCAAATATAGCGATGAAAAACGTAATGCTACTACAAGTTTTATACTAGATCTAATAGGAGCACATAACGTAGTTGGTGTAGCTATCGCGGGGCATAGCGACTGTGCCGGCAATCAAGCTAGTGACGAGGATCACAGAAAGGACACAATAAGCTCCGCTGAGTATCTTCATGATACTATTTTTCAAGGTCCAGTGGGTGCGTTCTTGATGTTTCCTCCGAGCGACGGTAGAGAAGAAAGAGTAGAGACTCTAAAGTTAATTTCATAG
- the atpE gene encoding ATP synthase F0 subunit C, which translates to MESLASAIAIGAGSLAPAIAIGMLASKAMEAIGRNPEAASKIQSAMILAIAFAEAIAIYALVVALIIKFV; encoded by the coding sequence ATGGAATCACTTGCTTCAGCTATAGCTATCGGTGCCGGTTCACTGGCCCCAGCTATCGCTATCGGAATGCTTGCCAGTAAAGCCATGGAGGCTATCGGAAGAAATCCCGAGGCGGCATCTAAAATTCAATCAGCTATGATCTTGGCTATTGCGTTCGCGGAAGCTATCGCGATCTATGCCTTGGTAGTAGCGCTAATCATTAAGTTCGTATAG